In a genomic window of Paracoccaceae bacterium:
- a CDS encoding ANTAR domain-containing protein: MHRDLKILVVELDQSKALEIIDALNDGGWHDVTVIGSADALESTLTQQDPDIILIDLANPDRDTLEHLSLVSNARTRPVAMFVDQTDALMTQAAISAGLSAYVVNGLRKDRIKPVLETAIARFRMIAKMQSELDAAKQALLDRKTIDRAKGLLMRAREIPEEEAYNLLRKTAMDQGRKVIDVAAALVTAAELLQ, encoded by the coding sequence GTGCACAGAGACTTGAAAATACTCGTGGTCGAACTTGATCAATCAAAAGCGCTTGAGATCATCGATGCGCTGAACGACGGCGGTTGGCATGATGTAACGGTTATTGGGTCAGCCGATGCGCTTGAGAGCACACTTACGCAGCAAGACCCCGACATTATTCTCATCGACCTCGCAAACCCGGATCGCGATACGCTGGAACACCTGAGCCTCGTTTCCAACGCGCGCACACGCCCGGTTGCGATGTTTGTGGATCAGACCGACGCGCTCATGACACAGGCGGCTATTTCTGCGGGATTGAGCGCCTATGTGGTAAATGGCCTGCGCAAAGATCGGATCAAGCCAGTTCTGGAGACCGCGATTGCTCGTTTCAGGATGATCGCAAAGATGCAGTCTGAACTCGATGCCGCCAAGCAGGCTTTGTTGGATCGCAAAACGATTGATCGCGCAAAAGGCCTTTTGATGCGGGCGCGCGAGATCCCGGAAGAAGAAGCCTATAACCTTCTGCGCAAAACGGCGATGGATCAGGGGCGAAAGGTGATTGATGTCGCAGCGGCATTGGTGACGGCGGCGGAACTTTTGCAATGA
- a CDS encoding peptidase: MTYCVGMRINKGLLFMSDTRTSAGVDNFSVSRKMFTWTVPGERRITVMTAGNLATTQSLISLLEERSKSAEDRDPSILREATMFQVARLVGTTLKEVIASSDPSGQSSADQFRASIIVGGQILGGQSTIFLIYPEGNFIELTEDTPFFQIGETKYGKPILVRAYDPDLSFEEALKLLIVSFDSTVKANLGVGLPFDVEIYENESFNSDRKKRIEASDEIYQSISANWGDALKDAFGKLPSYSI, from the coding sequence ATGACATATTGCGTTGGCATGCGGATCAACAAGGGTCTGTTGTTCATGTCGGACACTCGAACCAGCGCGGGCGTGGATAATTTTTCGGTCAGCCGGAAAATGTTCACCTGGACGGTGCCGGGTGAGCGACGGATCACCGTCATGACGGCAGGTAATCTTGCAACGACCCAATCTCTGATCAGCCTGCTGGAAGAACGTTCGAAATCTGCGGAAGACAGAGACCCCAGCATCCTGCGCGAAGCCACGATGTTTCAGGTCGCACGGCTTGTCGGTACGACCCTCAAGGAGGTTATTGCCTCCAGCGATCCTTCTGGTCAGTCCTCCGCAGACCAGTTTCGTGCCTCCATTATCGTCGGCGGGCAGATACTGGGCGGTCAATCCACTATTTTTCTGATTTATCCCGAAGGGAATTTCATTGAGCTGACCGAGGATACGCCCTTTTTTCAGATTGGCGAAACAAAGTACGGCAAGCCGATTCTTGTACGCGCCTATGATCCGGATTTGAGCTTTGAGGAAGCGCTCAAGCTGTTGATTGTCTCTTTTGATTCAACTGTAAAAGCCAACCTCGGTGTTGGTTTGCCGTTCGATGTCGAGATTTATGAAAATGAGTCCTTTAACTCAGATCGCAAAAAGCGGATCGAGGCATCCGACGAAATATACCAAAGCATTTCTGCCAATTGGGGGGATGCGTTGAAAGATGCATTTGGAAAATTGCCAAGTTACTCGATTTGA